A genome region from Corynebacterium uberis includes the following:
- a CDS encoding transglycosylase domain-containing protein — protein sequence MSTNDEVNPNDATAVSAGTPDDAPRTKRRKRPVLWTFLTLLALAIIGPILGFMVAYLMADVPEPDQLATKQVSTIYASDSSTELARIVPPDGNRQQVPFDQIPESLANAVLAAEDREFWTNPGFSITGFGRAVIGQLTGNSSAGGGSTITQQYVKNVLVGNEHSIDRKVRELVYSTKMANEWSKEDVLAAYLNTVYFGRNAYGVESAANAYFGKPARDLTPEEGAVLAAAIQRPSQLDPWVNRAESEARWNYVLDGMVDTGKLSPEERAHAVYPETVDPSSYSAYTEASGTNGMIKNQVMAELDSLGITETDVTTRGLKITSTIDNQAQEATVNAVHNNVAGERDNVRTAAVSVEPASGAVRAYYGGEDAAGWDYANAALQTGSTFKIFGLAAALQQGIPLTTGYSSAPVTLPGGITVTNVAGFDCGFCSIRDALKYSHNTSFIRLQQDLTNTTQDTADMAHALGIAKSLPGLPETLTENGAQPFEGIVLGQYQSRPLDMAVAVATLTNHGVWHQTHFVQKIEDVNGEVLYEHKDNEGERRVNATVADNVIDAMQPIAAYSNGHVLAGGRPSASKTGTTQLGDTGYNKDAWMVGSTPQLATAVWVGSDDNSPLLNAWGGLMYGSGLPSDIWKAILDGALQGKDFEQFSPAGPVTWGTGSYGGGYVPPAATQPAPRQEAEQNAVGGANPNAPKPAETGRPANQAPAEQPGAPAPAPAPAPAPAPEIPAPADPGGNEMVQILPDVEVPGDVMIVN from the coding sequence GTGTCTACAAACGACGAAGTCAACCCGAACGACGCAACGGCGGTTTCGGCGGGTACGCCTGATGATGCCCCACGCACTAAGCGGCGCAAGCGCCCGGTGTTGTGGACCTTCCTCACGCTGCTTGCCTTAGCTATCATCGGGCCGATTCTCGGCTTCATGGTCGCCTACCTTATGGCGGATGTGCCCGAGCCGGACCAGCTGGCCACCAAGCAGGTGTCCACTATTTATGCCTCGGATTCCAGCACGGAGTTGGCGCGCATCGTCCCTCCGGACGGTAACCGCCAGCAGGTCCCCTTTGACCAGATCCCGGAGTCCCTGGCCAACGCCGTGCTCGCGGCCGAGGACCGCGAGTTCTGGACCAACCCCGGATTCTCCATCACCGGTTTTGGCCGGGCCGTCATCGGCCAGCTGACCGGTAACTCTTCTGCGGGTGGCGGTTCGACCATCACCCAGCAGTACGTCAAGAACGTGCTGGTGGGCAATGAGCACTCCATCGACCGCAAGGTCCGTGAGCTGGTCTACTCCACCAAGATGGCTAATGAGTGGTCCAAGGAAGACGTCCTTGCCGCCTACCTCAACACTGTCTACTTTGGCCGCAACGCCTACGGCGTGGAATCGGCCGCTAATGCTTACTTTGGCAAGCCCGCCCGTGACCTGACTCCGGAGGAAGGCGCCGTGTTGGCCGCCGCGATCCAGCGGCCCAGCCAGCTGGATCCCTGGGTTAACCGGGCGGAGTCGGAGGCGCGCTGGAATTACGTGCTCGACGGCATGGTGGATACGGGCAAGCTCAGCCCTGAGGAGCGTGCTCACGCCGTCTACCCGGAGACCGTGGACCCCTCCTCATACAGCGCCTACACCGAGGCGTCGGGCACCAACGGCATGATCAAGAACCAGGTCATGGCCGAGCTGGATAGCCTGGGCATCACGGAGACGGACGTGACCACCCGCGGGTTGAAGATCACCTCGACCATCGATAACCAGGCCCAGGAGGCCACGGTCAACGCCGTGCACAACAACGTCGCCGGCGAGCGCGACAACGTGCGTACCGCGGCCGTGTCCGTGGAGCCGGCCAGCGGCGCCGTGCGCGCCTACTACGGCGGTGAGGACGCCGCCGGCTGGGACTACGCCAACGCCGCCCTGCAGACCGGATCGACGTTCAAGATTTTCGGCCTGGCCGCCGCCTTGCAGCAGGGCATCCCCCTGACCACCGGGTACTCCTCGGCGCCGGTGACCCTGCCTGGCGGGATCACAGTGACCAACGTCGCTGGCTTTGATTGCGGTTTCTGTTCCATCCGCGACGCGCTGAAGTATTCCCACAACACCAGCTTCATCCGTTTGCAGCAGGACCTGACCAACACCACCCAGGACACGGCGGACATGGCCCACGCCCTGGGCATCGCCAAGTCGCTGCCGGGCCTTCCGGAAACGCTGACGGAAAACGGCGCCCAGCCCTTCGAGGGCATCGTCTTGGGCCAGTACCAGTCCCGCCCCCTCGACATGGCGGTGGCCGTGGCCACGCTGACTAACCATGGCGTGTGGCACCAGACCCACTTCGTGCAGAAGATCGAGGATGTCAACGGCGAGGTGCTCTATGAGCACAAGGACAATGAGGGCGAGCGTCGCGTCAACGCCACCGTGGCCGATAACGTCATCGACGCCATGCAGCCCATCGCCGCCTACTCCAACGGGCACGTCTTGGCCGGAGGCCGCCCCTCCGCCTCCAAGACGGGTACCACCCAGCTGGGCGACACCGGCTACAACAAGGACGCCTGGATGGTGGGCTCCACCCCGCAGCTGGCCACCGCGGTGTGGGTCGGCTCGGATGACAACTCTCCCCTGCTTAACGCCTGGGGCGGCCTGATGTATGGTTCGGGCCTGCCCTCTGACATTTGGAAGGCCATCCTGGATGGCGCCTTGCAGGGCAAGGACTTTGAGCAGTTCTCCCCCGCTGGGCCCGTGACCTGGGGCACCGGCAGCTATGGCGGGGGTTATGTGCCGCCGGCCGCCACCCAGCCGGCTCCCCGCCAGGAGGCGGAGCAAAACGCGGTGGGTGGTGCGAACCCCAACGCGCCGAAGCCTGCGGAGACCGGCCGGCCGGCTAACCAGGCTCCCGCGGAGCAGCCGGGCGCGCCGGCGCCCGCCCCGGCGCCTGCTCCTGCCCCGGCACCGGAGATTCCGGCGCCGGCGGATCCGGGCGGCAATGAGATGGTGCAGATCCTTCCGGATGTGGAGGTCCCTGGGGACGTCATGATCGTCAATTAG
- the rpsF gene encoding 30S ribosomal protein S6 — protein sequence MRSVRHYEIMIILDPSQDARTAAPSLEKFLDVVRKEKGTVEKVDVWGKRHLAYPIEKKEEGVYVVVNLECEADTVKEVDRLLNLNDNILRTKVLRTDK from the coding sequence ATGAGGTCCGTGCGTCACTACGAAATCATGATCATCCTGGATCCGTCCCAGGATGCGCGCACCGCAGCCCCGTCCCTGGAGAAGTTCCTTGACGTGGTCCGCAAGGAAAAGGGCACCGTCGAGAAGGTAGATGTCTGGGGCAAGCGCCACCTGGCCTACCCGATCGAAAAGAAGGAAGAGGGCGTCTACGTGGTGGTGAACCTCGAATGCGAGGCAGACACCGTCAAGGAAGTCGACCGCCTTCTCAACCTCAACGACAACATTCTGCGTACCAAGGTTCTGCGCACCGACAAGTAA
- the rplI gene encoding 50S ribosomal protein L9, giving the protein MKLILTAAVDNLGVAGDIVEVKDGYGRNLLLPRGLAIVATRGAEKQIEGIKRAQQAREIRDLDHAHEVRQQLDALTGVTISMRTSEKGKLFGSVKADDIVAAIAKAGGPKVDKRSVELPKGLVKSTGKYRVKVQLHKDVAANVDFEVVSA; this is encoded by the coding sequence ATGAAGCTGATCCTCACCGCTGCCGTTGACAACCTCGGTGTCGCAGGCGACATCGTGGAGGTCAAAGACGGCTACGGACGAAACTTGCTGCTTCCCCGCGGCCTGGCCATCGTGGCCACCCGCGGCGCCGAGAAGCAGATCGAGGGCATCAAGCGTGCCCAGCAGGCCCGCGAGATCCGCGACCTGGACCACGCGCACGAGGTGCGCCAGCAGCTCGACGCCCTCACCGGTGTGACCATCTCTATGCGCACCTCTGAGAAGGGCAAGCTCTTCGGCTCCGTGAAGGCCGATGACATTGTCGCCGCGATCGCCAAGGCTGGCGGTCCCAAGGTGGACAAGCGCTCCGTGGAGCTGCCCAAGGGCCTGGTCAAGTCGACCGGCAAGTACCGCGTCAAGGTTCAGCTGCACAAGGACGTTGCAGCGAATGTGGACTTTGAGGTCGTCTCCGCGTAA
- a CDS encoding MarR family winged helix-turn-helix transcriptional regulator produces the protein MTAPSPEELAKRIRPSLTRLYVLYFRIAAQSDLTGSQLSLMSRMQERGAPRISELAHEEGIRLPTASNALHQLEERGLVARIRDKSDKRGIRVKLTKLGERELARVGEERDRYVTQMLKTLDPELLKYADKVTEIITALADAYDDAFAAELESEAKKRSAHARTSTARTAQETPAQQEAPAQEAPAQ, from the coding sequence ATGACCGCGCCTTCACCTGAGGAGCTAGCTAAAAGGATTCGCCCGTCCCTGACTAGGCTCTATGTACTGTATTTTCGGATCGCCGCCCAGTCTGACCTGACGGGCTCCCAGCTGTCCCTGATGTCCCGGATGCAGGAACGCGGGGCGCCGCGCATCAGCGAGCTCGCCCACGAGGAAGGCATCCGGCTGCCCACCGCCTCCAACGCGCTTCACCAGCTCGAGGAGCGCGGCCTGGTGGCGCGCATTCGGGACAAGAGCGACAAACGCGGCATCCGCGTGAAGCTGACCAAGCTAGGGGAGCGCGAGCTCGCGCGAGTCGGCGAGGAGCGGGACCGCTACGTCACCCAAATGCTCAAGACGCTGGACCCTGAGCTGCTGAAATACGCCGACAAGGTCACCGAGATCATCACCGCCCTGGCCGACGCCTACGATGACGCCTTCGCCGCCGAACTCGAATCGGAGGCAAAGAAGCGCAGCGCACACGCGCGCACCTCCACCGCACGCACCGCGCAGGAGACCCCGGCCCAGCAGGAAGCCCCGGCCCAGGAGGCCCCCGCACAGTGA
- a CDS encoding DUF5318 family protein, whose translation MIVYSQEVSHELRRRDLLRRYRAGQVSREEVCDAEFILVAASDFHGSPAPRPCPVCGSQRLRWMRWIHGDALGKRSGSARTEEEIATIVATRGPLTVHRVEVCPDCRWNFLLSSATASIAAAE comes from the coding sequence ATGATCGTCTACAGCCAGGAGGTTAGCCACGAACTGCGCCGCAGGGACCTCCTGCGCCGGTACCGGGCGGGACAGGTGTCCCGCGAGGAGGTCTGCGACGCGGAGTTTATCCTCGTGGCCGCCAGCGATTTTCACGGCTCCCCCGCCCCGCGGCCCTGCCCCGTGTGTGGTTCTCAACGCCTGCGTTGGATGCGCTGGATACATGGCGATGCGCTGGGGAAACGCTCCGGCAGTGCACGGACGGAAGAAGAAATTGCGACTATCGTTGCCACACGCGGCCCCCTCACCGTGCACCGAGTAGAAGTCTGCCCCGACTGCCGATGGAACTTCCTTCTCAGCTCCGCCACGGCTAGCATCGCCGCCGCAGAATAG
- a CDS encoding universal stress protein, translated as MTNPQPAPAQPTPPEWSDPARLLVAWRPGERRDALEYAAWLARTAPARVRVATTFVRPWPATSLKKLGGKYRKWYTQQAHACRAAVQKALRAAELPEQCWDESVSAFVDGPSEHQLLAGAAEKFGADLIVLGSQAAAPKGHILASTAADALLHSSTQPVALAPRGLKVAKRGVRRVTFAYLNPDHDERDPALLAAAQRAHAWGLGLRIVAFSPSGIADKPGGDAFELGQELFDDWREHSLAMLDRARDYVAGQFPDMELESTVATGDGWEGAVEALKWKKGDVLCLGSTPVGPFQRVFVGTEATEFLPHVPVPVIVYPTP; from the coding sequence GTGACCAACCCGCAGCCCGCGCCGGCCCAGCCCACACCACCTGAGTGGTCGGATCCTGCGCGCCTCCTGGTCGCTTGGCGCCCTGGGGAGCGGCGCGACGCCTTGGAGTACGCGGCTTGGCTGGCGCGTACCGCCCCGGCGCGCGTGCGGGTGGCCACCACTTTTGTGCGCCCGTGGCCGGCGACGTCGTTGAAGAAGCTCGGTGGGAAGTATCGCAAGTGGTATACCCAGCAGGCGCATGCGTGCCGCGCTGCGGTGCAGAAGGCGTTGCGTGCGGCGGAGTTGCCTGAGCAGTGTTGGGATGAGTCGGTTTCCGCGTTCGTTGATGGCCCTTCGGAGCATCAGTTGTTGGCGGGCGCGGCGGAGAAGTTTGGTGCTGACCTTATTGTGTTGGGGTCTCAGGCCGCGGCGCCGAAGGGCCACATCTTGGCCAGCACGGCCGCGGATGCGCTGCTGCATTCGTCCACGCAGCCGGTGGCGTTGGCGCCGCGGGGTTTGAAGGTGGCCAAGCGTGGGGTGCGGCGGGTGACGTTTGCTTATCTCAACCCGGATCATGATGAGCGGGATCCGGCGTTGTTGGCTGCGGCGCAGCGCGCCCACGCGTGGGGTTTGGGTTTGCGCATCGTGGCGTTTTCTCCGTCTGGCATTGCGGATAAGCCGGGCGGGGATGCCTTTGAGCTGGGCCAGGAGCTTTTCGATGACTGGCGGGAGCACTCCCTGGCCATGCTCGACCGGGCCCGCGACTACGTGGCCGGCCAGTTTCCGGACATGGAGCTGGAGTCCACGGTGGCTACCGGCGATGGCTGGGAGGGCGCGGTTGAGGCGTTGAAGTGGAAGAAGGGGGACGTGCTGTGCCTGGGTTCTACACCTGTTGGGCCGTTTCAGCGCGTCTTCGTGGGCACGGAGGCCACCGAGTTTTTGCCCCATGTCCCGGTCCCGGTCATCGTCTATCCCACGCCCTGA
- a CDS encoding single-stranded DNA-binding protein: protein MAMGDTTITVVGNCVNDPELRYTPSGAAVANFRIASTPRRFNSQENRWEDGEALFLTCNVWRQAAENVAESLTKGMRIIVTGRLRQRSYQNREGENRTVYEIEVDDLGPSLRYASAQVNRNPREGGQGGGFGGGSGNRGGQSGQSQPNQNQGGFGGGQSQAPSQHNNHGGFGGGQSQGPDNDPWNSAPPAGGFGAGDDEPPF, encoded by the coding sequence ATGGCAATGGGAGACACCACAATCACGGTCGTTGGCAACTGCGTCAACGACCCCGAGCTGCGCTACACCCCCTCGGGTGCGGCGGTAGCAAATTTCCGTATCGCCTCAACCCCCCGCCGGTTTAACTCTCAAGAAAACCGCTGGGAGGACGGCGAGGCGCTGTTTTTGACCTGCAACGTGTGGCGGCAGGCCGCGGAGAATGTCGCAGAATCCCTGACCAAGGGCATGCGCATCATCGTGACCGGCCGGCTGCGCCAACGCTCCTACCAAAACCGTGAAGGCGAGAACCGTACCGTCTATGAGATCGAGGTCGATGACCTCGGGCCCTCACTGCGCTACGCCTCAGCCCAGGTCAACCGCAACCCCCGCGAAGGCGGGCAGGGCGGCGGCTTCGGTGGCGGATCGGGGAACCGCGGCGGCCAATCCGGGCAGTCCCAGCCCAACCAGAACCAAGGCGGCTTTGGTGGCGGGCAGTCCCAAGCCCCCAGCCAGCACAATAACCACGGCGGTTTCGGCGGCGGCCAATCCCAGGGGCCCGACAATGACCCCTGGAACTCCGCTCCCCCGGCCGGCGGTTTCGGCGCGGGCGACGACGAACCCCCCTTCTGA
- a CDS encoding glycoside hydrolase family 15 protein — protein MTAKPASTPLEEYALLSDQHTAALVSRHGSIDWLCLPRFDSGALFSAILGHKADGRWKLSCPGGTVTARRYVGNTFILETQWSTPTGTARVLDFMTPNNGEADLIRRVECLSGTVEVRQEMRIRFHYGQVRPWLRPLEPSEGAAHSGLVCTGGPDGIVLYGPGLEYDDSLADPEEDPSGGVFDQLSGTTTLHAGERADWSLTWFKPWESIPDPINCDEALAEAEDFWGDWVELLDVGGPDQHPFVERSLLVLRALTDNETGGIVAAPTASLPEDFGGTRNWDYRYTWLRDASLTVQVMVDHGLIKGATGWRNWLLRAVAGDPSKLQIMYGLDGRRELPERELTHLAGYEGSRPVRVGNGAAAQYQADVVGEVMLALAALRDAGYADTPYTWGLQEQLLAYCMEHVEQRDHGIWEMRGERHYFTHGRVMMWAAFNEGIRAVEEHGYCGDVEVWREYRERLHAEIWERGFNRELNCFTQTYGSTEVDASLLQLPQTGFVAADDPAMLGTVARIERDLVAGDGLVYRYRTQKGIDGLEGDEYPFVMCAFWLAEQYAASGRLADAQRTFDALCGFASDLGLLAEEYDPATGRMAGNYPQAFSHLALIRAADAIARASEKPQAVDS, from the coding sequence GTGACCGCTAAGCCTGCAAGCACGCCGCTGGAAGAGTACGCGCTGCTGTCCGACCAACACACCGCTGCCCTGGTCTCCCGGCACGGGTCCATCGACTGGCTGTGCCTGCCGCGGTTTGACTCGGGGGCGCTGTTTTCCGCGATTCTGGGCCACAAGGCTGATGGCCGCTGGAAGCTATCCTGCCCCGGCGGTACAGTAACGGCCCGGCGTTACGTGGGAAATACCTTCATCCTGGAGACCCAGTGGTCCACCCCCACAGGCACAGCGCGGGTGCTGGATTTCATGACCCCCAACAATGGGGAGGCGGATCTCATCCGCCGCGTGGAATGCCTCAGCGGCACTGTTGAGGTGCGCCAGGAGATGCGCATCCGCTTCCACTACGGGCAGGTGCGTCCGTGGCTGCGCCCGCTGGAGCCGAGTGAGGGCGCTGCGCACAGTGGCTTGGTGTGCACGGGCGGCCCGGATGGGATCGTGCTCTACGGCCCGGGCCTGGAGTATGACGATTCTTTGGCGGACCCGGAGGAGGATCCTTCCGGCGGCGTCTTTGATCAGCTGTCTGGCACGACCACGCTGCACGCCGGGGAGCGGGCGGATTGGTCCCTGACGTGGTTTAAGCCGTGGGAGTCGATCCCGGATCCCATCAACTGCGATGAGGCCCTGGCGGAGGCGGAGGACTTCTGGGGTGATTGGGTGGAGCTTCTCGACGTCGGCGGCCCCGATCAGCATCCCTTCGTGGAGCGGTCCCTGCTGGTGCTGCGCGCGCTGACGGACAATGAGACGGGCGGCATTGTGGCGGCCCCGACGGCGTCGTTACCCGAGGACTTCGGCGGCACCCGCAACTGGGACTACCGCTACACCTGGTTGCGTGATGCCTCCCTGACGGTGCAGGTGATGGTGGACCATGGCCTGATCAAGGGGGCGACCGGATGGCGTAACTGGCTGCTGCGGGCGGTGGCGGGCGACCCGTCGAAACTGCAGATCATGTACGGGCTGGATGGGCGTCGAGAGCTTCCCGAGCGGGAGTTGACGCACCTGGCCGGCTATGAGGGCTCCCGCCCGGTGCGGGTGGGCAACGGTGCCGCGGCGCAGTACCAGGCCGATGTGGTCGGCGAGGTGATGCTCGCGCTGGCGGCGCTGCGCGATGCCGGCTACGCGGACACGCCCTACACGTGGGGCCTCCAGGAGCAGCTGCTGGCCTACTGCATGGAGCACGTTGAGCAGCGCGATCATGGCATCTGGGAGATGCGCGGGGAGCGCCACTACTTCACGCACGGTCGGGTGATGATGTGGGCGGCGTTTAATGAGGGCATCCGCGCGGTAGAGGAGCACGGCTACTGCGGTGACGTGGAGGTGTGGCGGGAGTACCGGGAGCGCCTGCACGCGGAGATCTGGGAGCGCGGCTTCAACCGGGAGCTGAACTGTTTCACCCAGACCTACGGGTCCACCGAGGTAGATGCGTCCCTGCTGCAGCTGCCCCAGACGGGGTTCGTTGCCGCTGATGATCCGGCGATGCTGGGCACGGTGGCGCGCATCGAGCGCGACCTGGTTGCCGGGGACGGGTTGGTTTACCGCTACCGCACCCAGAAGGGCATCGACGGCCTGGAGGGCGACGAGTACCCGTTTGTCATGTGCGCCTTTTGGCTGGCGGAGCAGTACGCGGCGTCCGGGCGGCTGGCTGATGCGCAGCGCACCTTCGACGCCCTGTGTGGCTTCGCCTCGGATCTGGGCCTGCTGGCCGAGGAGTATGACCCGGCCACCGGCCGGATGGCGGGCAATTACCCGCAGGCGTTTTCCCATCTTGCCCTCATCAGGGCGGCGGATGCGATCGCCCGGGCCTCCGAAAAGCCGCAGGCTGTGGATAGCTAG
- a CDS encoding glycosyltransferase family 87 protein, whose amino-acid sequence MGHPQLRVSPARTEPVARGFIEAIGGPLGRFAVVGSQRWWTPLRVLLLAALTTLSFGYLAKANCLVSTAKSSGAVLNWSGNRQYMSACYNDITPLFHGRGLDQGGNPYAFSWVSDGATRYMEYPALAGLFQGAVAWISRVTYPLVDALPHVVIADGVWYFMLTALVMSLMWLATIRIVVELTGNRVWDVVLIAASPVVIVHAFTNWDIPPVFLLALGMLAVKRGHPLRAGMWFGLGAAFKMFPLFALGAYAVLAVRSRKWRGFLLMCLTTAASWAVVNVPIAVAYPQAWREFLRLNSDRTGSWNSIYQVIHRTFGVIPGVETLNSLTFILFAASCIAVGVLGLMAYRRPRVAELIFLILAAFLLFNKVWSPQYSLWLVVPAVLAVPRWRLLLVWMATEMLVYPATMMFIGADKQDKIPAWLLDSVVTVRDGLVIALMVIVVAQILGRVPDKVYDAHGGADPLAGLFGQQDSAWWWRLRGRRQAPTTQADAQVDAQVAEAEPAR is encoded by the coding sequence ATGGGCCACCCGCAGTTGCGGGTCTCGCCCGCGCGCACCGAGCCGGTGGCTCGGGGTTTCATCGAGGCCATTGGTGGGCCGCTGGGCCGTTTCGCGGTGGTGGGCTCCCAGCGCTGGTGGACTCCGCTGCGCGTGTTGCTGTTGGCGGCGTTGACCACTTTGTCTTTCGGCTACCTGGCCAAGGCGAACTGCCTGGTCAGTACCGCCAAGTCGAGCGGCGCGGTGTTGAATTGGTCTGGCAATCGGCAGTACATGTCTGCCTGCTACAACGACATCACGCCGCTGTTTCATGGCCGCGGCCTGGATCAGGGGGGAAACCCGTACGCGTTTTCGTGGGTCAGTGATGGGGCGACTCGCTACATGGAGTACCCGGCCCTGGCTGGGCTGTTTCAGGGCGCGGTGGCCTGGATCTCCCGCGTGACGTACCCGCTGGTTGATGCGCTGCCGCACGTGGTGATCGCCGACGGCGTGTGGTACTTCATGCTCACCGCCCTGGTGATGTCGTTGATGTGGCTGGCCACGATCCGCATCGTGGTGGAGCTGACGGGCAACCGGGTGTGGGATGTGGTCCTCATCGCGGCCTCCCCGGTGGTGATTGTGCACGCTTTTACCAACTGGGATATTCCGCCGGTGTTCCTGCTGGCGCTGGGCATGCTGGCGGTCAAGCGGGGCCACCCGCTGCGCGCCGGGATGTGGTTCGGCCTGGGCGCGGCTTTCAAGATGTTCCCCCTGTTTGCGTTGGGGGCGTATGCGGTGCTGGCGGTGCGCAGCCGCAAGTGGCGCGGCTTCCTGCTCATGTGCCTGACCACCGCGGCGTCGTGGGCCGTGGTCAACGTGCCCATCGCGGTGGCCTACCCGCAGGCGTGGCGCGAGTTCCTCCGCCTCAACAGCGATCGCACCGGCTCCTGGAACTCCATCTACCAGGTCATTCACCGCACTTTTGGGGTGATTCCTGGGGTGGAGACGCTCAATTCCTTGACCTTCATCCTCTTCGCGGCGTCCTGCATAGCGGTGGGGGTCTTGGGGCTTATGGCTTATCGACGCCCCCGCGTCGCCGAGCTCATCTTCCTCATCCTCGCCGCGTTCCTGCTGTTCAATAAGGTGTGGTCCCCGCAGTATTCCCTGTGGCTGGTGGTCCCCGCCGTGCTGGCCGTGCCCCGGTGGCGTCTGCTGCTGGTGTGGATGGCCACGGAGATGCTTGTCTACCCGGCGACCATGATGTTCATTGGCGCGGATAAGCAAGATAAGATCCCGGCGTGGTTGCTCGACAGCGTGGTCACCGTTCGCGACGGCCTGGTCATCGCGCTCATGGTCATCGTGGTGGCGCAGATCCTGGGCCGGGTGCCGGACAAGGTCTACGATGCGCACGGTGGTGCGGATCCGCTGGCGGGGCTGTTCGGACAACAGGACTCTGCGTGGTGGTGGCGGCTGCGGGGGCGTCGACAAGCACCCACGACACAGGCGGACGCGCAGGTGGACGCGCAGGTTGCGGAAGCGGAGCCGGCGCGATGA